One segment of Agromyces albus DNA contains the following:
- the rpsL gene encoding 30S ribosomal protein S12, which produces MPTIQQLVRKGRSPKVTKTKAPALKANPQQRGVCTRVYTTTPKKPNSALRKVARVKLSNGTEVTAYIPGEGHNLQEHSMVLVRGGRVKDLPGVRYKIIRGALDTQAVKNRKQARSRYGAKMEKK; this is translated from the coding sequence GTGCCAACCATTCAGCAGTTGGTCCGCAAGGGTCGCTCGCCGAAGGTCACCAAGACCAAGGCTCCCGCCCTGAAGGCCAACCCCCAGCAGCGCGGCGTGTGCACGCGTGTGTACACCACCACCCCGAAGAAGCCCAACTCGGCGCTCCGCAAGGTCGCCCGTGTGAAGCTCTCGAACGGCACCGAGGTCACCGCCTACATCCCCGGCGAGGGCCACAACCTCCAGGAGCACTCGATGGTGCTCGTGCGCGGCGGCCGAGTGAAAGACCTCCCCGGCGTGCGCTACAAGATCATCCGCGGCGCGCTCGACACGCAGGCCGTGAAGAACCGCAAGCAGGCCCGTAGCCGCTACGGCGCGAAGATGGAGAAGAAGTAA
- a CDS encoding spermidine/putrescine ABC transporter substrate-binding protein, protein MEGSVEARVSHEVDRWLAWLPRWRPGTHRARVRLCTRCFGSPILAAAGLDVDVPHPVQHAFSMRMKAIVDAAVDDYTARNLPMLHREIRLAEERKARRPYRAGEGLDPEFLGLDLDPEPVPDQPFLFTLTGLEADVAAATNEPPPRPFTLEEKEALREEVRLADDFAKQLGRRICVELAQHRHRIGEAVVEFVEPQVEELLADLDRELDAPGWPG, encoded by the coding sequence GTGGAGGGTTCCGTCGAGGCGCGCGTCAGCCACGAGGTCGACCGCTGGCTCGCCTGGCTGCCGCGGTGGCGGCCGGGCACCCACCGCGCCCGCGTGCGGCTCTGCACGAGGTGCTTCGGCTCGCCCATCCTCGCCGCGGCCGGACTCGACGTCGACGTGCCGCATCCCGTGCAGCACGCGTTCTCGATGCGCATGAAGGCCATCGTCGACGCGGCCGTCGACGACTACACGGCGCGCAACCTGCCGATGCTGCACCGCGAGATCCGTCTCGCCGAGGAGCGCAAGGCGCGCCGGCCGTATCGCGCGGGGGAGGGGCTCGACCCCGAGTTCCTCGGACTCGACCTCGATCCCGAGCCGGTGCCCGACCAGCCGTTCCTCTTCACCCTGACCGGACTCGAGGCGGATGTCGCGGCGGCGACGAACGAGCCCCCGCCCCGCCCCTTCACCCTCGAGGAGAAGGAAGCCCTCCGCGAGGAGGTCCGCCTCGCCGACGACTTCGCGAAGCAGCTCGGGCGTCGCATCTGCGTCGAGCTCGCGCAGCACCGTCACCGCATCGGCGAGGCCGTCGTGGAGTTCGTGGAGCCGCAAGTGGAGGAGCTCCTCGCCGACCTCGATCGGGAGCTCGACGCGCCGGGATGGCCCGGCTGA
- a CDS encoding DUF6121 family protein, giving the protein MEESRRRAWVVAAFAAALYLALVVCAYGFGSLLTDAEVIPSGAAGPFVGPAAVGASVAVLLLYLARGLRAPFAVLTTVLLAALWTWLATVVVAIVGYAIATSTVLASLIFGLAFGVSLFGLLIPACAALVAWLASLVAQAQSGGARRPRWPWERDEEE; this is encoded by the coding sequence ATGGAGGAATCCCGCCGCCGCGCCTGGGTCGTGGCCGCGTTCGCCGCGGCCCTCTATCTCGCGCTTGTCGTGTGCGCCTACGGGTTCGGGAGCCTGCTCACCGACGCCGAGGTGATCCCGAGCGGCGCCGCGGGCCCGTTCGTCGGGCCGGCCGCGGTCGGGGCATCCGTCGCTGTGCTCCTCCTGTACCTGGCGCGGGGGCTGCGGGCGCCGTTCGCGGTGCTCACGACCGTGCTCCTCGCAGCGCTCTGGACGTGGCTCGCCACCGTCGTGGTGGCGATCGTCGGCTACGCCATCGCGACGAGCACCGTCCTCGCGAGCCTCATCTTCGGGCTCGCCTTCGGCGTGAGCCTCTTCGGGCTGTTGATTCCGGCCTGCGCGGCGCTCGTGGCATGGCTCGCCTCCCTTGTGGCGCAAGCGCAATCGGGTGGAGCGCGCCGCCCTCGCTGGCCGTGGGAGCGCGACGAGGAGGAGTGA